Within the Mus caroli chromosome 10, CAROLI_EIJ_v1.1, whole genome shotgun sequence genome, the region AAAcaaaaatgttacttttaaaagcAAGAGTTTATTGAATAGTACATGGTAAGTTAAATTCTAGCTGGGGACATTTTCCAACAATTTTATGTCTGCCTAAAAAGATCAGCGACTTCCTGTGAGACCATGGttcttgtatatgtgtatagttaCAGTTCTTATTCTTGTTTTTACAGGTTGATGACTGAGGAAAGTGTGATCAGATTTGTCCACAAGGAGATGGGTATAGTTCCAAGCTGGGGTGGTGCCAGCCGTCTGGTTGAAATCATTGGCAGCAGACAAGCTCTCAAAGTGTTAAGCGGGACTCTCAAACTGGATTCCAAGGAAGCTTTAAATATAGGCTTGACTGATGAGGTCTTACAGCCCTCAGATGAAACTACGCCTCTAGAACAGGCACAAGAGTGGCTGGAGAAATTTGTCAGTGGGCCTCCACAAGTCATTAGGGgtttaaaaaaatctgtctgtTCTGCCCGAGAACTGTATATAGAGGAGGCGTTACAGAATGAACGAGACGTTTTGGAAACACTGTGGGGTGGACCTGCAAATTTAGAGGCTATTGCTAAGAAAGGAAAGCATACTAAATAGCGTTTAGAATGAGTGTAGTACAGGTGAAGCTACAGGGGAACATACATGGAGGTGAGATGATTAGAAATGAGCTGCTGAAGTCATTCAAAGGGGACTGCTAATCTGCATAGTTGGCTTGGGGGCCTTCTCCATATTGTAATTCAGTGCTCTGTTGTCTTCCTTAACGTGTAACACATCTACCAATTTCTACATTCCTGTAGTAATTCTTAGCCCGGGCTTATGTTTTGTAACATACTTATTAATTTAACTTTTAAGAGAGGGtcttaaacttgctatgtagcgcCAAGGGTAGTCTTGAATTCCTGACACTCCTGCCATCGCCTCCCAAATACTTGTTAATGCTGCTGTTTCTGGCTGTTTTGGTCTTTCTTAAGTCGAAATAATTTACAAAAGCAAagttaaacaaaatttaaaataacttaatataTCCTTCCTATGAAGCAAAAGGCAGGGAGAGATTAGAGGCATGTAAGAAATATTAGTTATTTtcgtgtgtgtgttctgtatacATAGGATACTGATGTGAAATGGTTCTTCATTTAAAGAATAAAGTGGGCTTATTGGTTCTATAACACTATGCTTGTAGCCCAGACAGAAATACCACTGATGGAGACTGgtaaagtaaatgtaaaataaatggaattagCTGCTTGAGAAATTTAAATCTCACGACCGATGGATCTTTTTCCACATTTGTTTATTCCAAACACAGTGCCCATTgatagcttctctttccttattCTCTTCTGAAGAAATCAGACTTCTTGAGTAAGGAACAGTTTGAATAGAATACAATCAATTCAAACCTCACCTTTAAAAAAGCTCTTTAGCCACAAATACCAAAGTGTCCTCATCCCTTTTCCAGATTCAAACAAGTTATTTCTGATAAACTctagtatttattaaattataaagtttttttaatcaaaaagaaaaatgcagactAAGAGAAACCTCCAAGTACAAGGACAAGACAGCAAATCTTCTGGAAGGGAACACCATGAAGTGCGGTACAGATTCTGAACCTCATTAGCTGCAGCTTTACAGTTCTATTTCAAGAAGACCAACTATAGCTGTTAATCATCTATTTTAAAATCCCAAGTCACATCAAGCTTCCTGCTCTGAATGATATCAAATATCTcattttattgaagattttatACCAATCCATGCAGAAAAAATAAGGTAGTGCAAGAGTCAGATGAGGACCATTAATGCACAGGGACACACTAGCCAAAAGaactaaaaacttaaaaaaatacactaTAAACAGATGTCAAGAAAACTGTGTTATAGTGAACAGCTCTCAACTATCAATACCCCAGTtcctcacattaaataaatttcaGCAGAGACATGTTAGACATTTTAATTTCAGGTCTGTCTTTCCCATATCCcttcccccccaactcccacaaTGCACTACTAAGGATGAGTATAATGTTACGTGGGCAGAAATTTACAGGTATCCATTTTACCCTTGAGTGTGGTGCTGAAGACATTTGTTTAAACCTCTGTCACTGTGCACTGTCCATCAGGCCTTCTGGATCTGACATTGACACTCACGGTCCCACCCCCTGCAACAACTGATCGGTCAGTTCCTGATCGGTCTGACTGGTCAGCTACTGTCTGGTTTCCATTTGGAACCAAAGGTCTCTGTTGGGTCGAAGAGTGCTGTGCAACTACCACAGGGGCATCCTCACTATCACTACTGGCATCTGATTCTGTTTCTTCAACGGAGGTATCTGGTACTCTGCCAGAAGATGGCGATTCATGATCTTCTTCTCCTTCACCTCTGTGACTCCTTTCAGCTATGCTATCTCCACTGAGTTGTAAATGAGCAAAAGAGTCTTCCAAAGAAATGCCTGCATCAGGGGATGGTGTTACAGGGCTGGTTAACTGACCATCAACTGATGTCAGGGGCCTTGTAGAAGATGGCACTGCCAGCTGAACAGAAGCTCCAGTCTGTGCTGATCCACTGTCCGCACCATCAGCAGAACTCTCTCTTGCTAGGTTTACAGTATTGGTGTCACAGTCCAGTCTAAGTCCAGCTACTCCCTTCTTTGGTATATCTATTATATCTCTCTTAATCTTCCTGCGACGTCCATGTTCATTTCTCCTATATTGAACCATGTTTTCAAGATCAGCAACATACAGAAATCCAGCAATTAACATCTCCGTGTTCTTTTTACCTTTGGAAAAAGCATCTTCCAGCTCCCGACTGGTGCGCTCATCATACTGCCACCACCCGTTCCTTCCTTCATAATACCACGCATATTCACCATTTCCTCTGCTTGCAGCCTTAAGTTCTTCTGGTGACAACAAGGTTGGCTTGTCAAGAAAATCCTCAGGAATTTCTTGTCGACAAAGAGCACATCGCTTCCCAAGCCATGAAGCACCCTTTACACACAGATAACAGAAAACATGCTTACAGGGCAGACTGACAGGGTGAACACATGTTTGTAGACAAATGGCACATTCGGGAACTGTCAGAGAAGGTGCAGTATTAGAACAGGACTCATTTGCCTTCTTATTGGTAGGAAGCATATTTATTGAGTGATCAATTTCACCACAGCCGGCCATCctgtgagaagaaagaaaattgaaatcagatttaaacttttattatattttaattcactAGTTCAGAAAATATTCAGTAAGCCATTCCATACAAACCACATGCTATATAAGATAGAAAAAATGAAGAGACcagcaaattcaaagccagcttgggctatataatgCTCCTATTGCAAAAACAAGggtaggaaagggaaagaaaacagcaaaaactAGATATACATAAAACCATTTTTACATTTGTAGTTGTATGTTGATGCAGGAACCAATGAAAAGTAGTtattagacaaaaaaaataaataaataaataaaccaaagcaaATATAGCATCTTAAATACTAAGACAGAAttaaatgcaaacatttaaaaacatgaaatctAACTACACGCTGGCTTCGGAATTGCTATGAAGAGGAATGGGAAAACAGCTAGGTTCTTCAAATTATAGCTCCAGACAACAGCAATTTGCAGCCCTCATTTTAATTAGCAATCAGGTGACATTCCTAGATGTTTACTCAAGCCAGTAATTTAGCTCCTAAACAGCACTTATACCTCAATGCATTCAAAAGATCAATATGTCATATTATCATCCTCCTATGTGCATGGGCCCAAACCATTAATACCCATTATACCTTTCTCAAACCACACATCAATTACTAAATCACCACACATGCCTTTTAATTCAGCCACACTCCTTCCTCAAAAGGCTGATTCTGATAATCCAGAATCTCTTAGGATCCTTAAATGGTCTGGCTACCACTTCAGCTATCAAGATTTCCTCTTGTCAGGCATCGAGATATCCCCTGAACTTCCTCCAGTGTGATCTATGTATTCCCACACGCCCTTACAAATgtttactaaaacaaaacactttttaaaaaagcaaaaccatgaGTATACCATAttgtaaaacagaaatttaaGTTCTATTTTGATTAAGCTCCAATATCTAGATAAACCTTTTTCAATACAAGGTGCTTATATATACACCCTGTCACTATGAAAAGGTTCTGTCAGTGTACATATCAGTTCTGAGAAAGCACAACAAATAGCCAAATAGTGGATGGCTGTAAGCACCCACAGAGAAAGTAATACCATCACTGGACAGTGAAACTGATGCTAATCATGAAATCTAAAAACCCAAGTCTCACTGTCCTTCATTAACTACATGCTTTTATAGTCATTCAGATAAACCAATAACTTAAATTTCCTTACTTGAAAATTACATGgttcaggtttaaaaaaaaatgatttctaaatTTAGTGTCTACAGTTCTATGAAAGTTccacaaaaatgaagaaatataaatataaaatttgctctgaagagagggaggaaaagatttgCCAACTTGGAACTTAACATTGATTAAAACTTTTGGAATTTTGATTTATGtagatgtatgtgtacatgcagagGCACCTGCGCAGAGGTGAGTTGAAGGCTCCTGGTCACCTGGACCTGGAGTCTCAGGTAATTTTGAGCTTCTAGAAGTGaatgcagggaactgaactctggtccctaCAAGGATTGCAAACCATGAATCCCTCGAGTCTGGACACTTAGAACCTTTGCCTTATTAAGTAGCTACTAACACCTACAGGTGCATTAACAGTGCTGCAGTCTAATGacaaacagaacacagaacacatatatgtgcatgtaggaAATCACAAACATGATGTATTGGAAATGTGTTAAGAGTGCtcacttcggcagcacatatactaaaattggaatgatacagagaagagCAACATggccctgcgcaaggatgacatgcaaaaTCATGAAGagttccatatttttttttaagcgtATAAAGCTTCAACTGTATATAACTCCTGAAGAAATTAATTAAAGCTGAACtttcctgttaaaaaaaaaaaagaaaaaagaaaacgtgTTAATGAGCAGAGATGAATAGATGTAAGTTAGGAGGTTTGAGATGGGCAGGTGGGGGCCTGGATGGTGGAGATTTCAGGCAAACATAAAGTCCTGAATTTAGTAAACCATCAAGGAAGTCAGCCTGAAAACAAACATGACTTAATTGTTATTCCATAGATAGAAAACCACAGATAAAAAGAGAACAGCTGACTGGACAGACTGAAGAATGGAGTTCACAATCCCACTTGAAATCACGAATCAACTGCTATTTAAATGAGTGACGCCTTTCCCATTTCATTCTGCCATGCTAAACACAGACCATTTCAAACTAAACTATTATAAGGACTTGTACTTTTCATCCTAGATCACTCCAAACTAGGTCCTGTGGCtttcaaaactgaagaaaagatCCTTTGCCTTTCCATCTTATATCCTATTACTCTGCTTTTTCCTTTAACACTGGTTGCTCAAGagacacattttcaaaattacaCTAATTTGTAAATTAGACTGAACTCAAAGGAAAGGACACATACAGTACCTATGGAGAGTAGTGGCAGATacttaatgtatatattatttttcaaccTTTAATGATAGTATCAAGCCCCCTTTCCAGAAATTTTTTATTATAGTAATCAGTAAAGTATAACTTCTAActcattcaaaataaattaagCAAATACAACTTA harbors:
- the Rnf146 gene encoding E3 ubiquitin-protein ligase RNF146 isoform X1 yields the protein MEMAGCGEIDHSINMLPTNKKANESCSNTAPSLTVPECAICLQTCVHPVSLPCKHVFCYLCVKGASWLGKRCALCRQEIPEDFLDKPTLLSPEELKAASRGNGEYAWYYEGRNGWWQYDERTSRELEDAFSKGKKNTEMLIAGFLYVADLENMVQYRRNEHGRRRKIKRDIIDIPKKGVAGLRLDCDTNTVNLARESSADGADSGSAQTGASVQLAVPSSTRPLTSVDGQLTSPVTPSPDAGISLEDSFAHLQLSGDSIAERSHRGEGEEDHESPSSGRVPDTSVEETESDASSDSEDAPVVVAQHSSTQQRPLVPNGNQTVADQSDRSGTDRSVVAGGGTVSVNVRSRRPDGQCTVTEV
- the Rnf146 gene encoding E3 ubiquitin-protein ligase RNF146 isoform X2, with the protein product MMAGCGEIDHSINMLPTNKKANESCSNTAPSLTVPECAICLQTCVHPVSLPCKHVFCYLCVKGASWLGKRCALCRQEIPEDFLDKPTLLSPEELKAASRGNGEYAWYYEGRNGWWQYDERTSRELEDAFSKGKKNTEMLIAGFLYVADLENMVQYRRNEHGRRRKIKRDIIDIPKKGVAGLRLDCDTNTVNLARESSADGADSGSAQTGASVQLAVPSSTRPLTSVDGQLTSPVTPSPDAGISLEDSFAHLQLSGDSIAERSHRGEGEEDHESPSSGRVPDTSVEETESDASSDSEDAPVVVAQHSSTQQRPLVPNGNQTVADQSDRSGTDRSVVAGGGTVSVNVRSRRPDGQCTVTEV
- the Rnf146 gene encoding E3 ubiquitin-protein ligase RNF146 isoform X3, producing MAGCGEIDHSINMLPTNKKANESCSNTAPSLTVPECAICLQTCVHPVSLPCKHVFCYLCVKGASWLGKRCALCRQEIPEDFLDKPTLLSPEELKAASRGNGEYAWYYEGRNGWWQYDERTSRELEDAFSKGKKNTEMLIAGFLYVADLENMVQYRRNEHGRRRKIKRDIIDIPKKGVAGLRLDCDTNTVNLARESSADGADSGSAQTGASVQLAVPSSTRPLTSVDGQLTSPVTPSPDAGISLEDSFAHLQLSGDSIAERSHRGEGEEDHESPSSGRVPDTSVEETESDASSDSEDAPVVVAQHSSTQQRPLVPNGNQTVADQSDRSGTDRSVVAGGGTVSVNVRSRRPDGQCTVTEV